Proteins encoded together in one Hymenobacter monticola window:
- the trxA gene encoding thioredoxin — protein sequence MPRKSFSELINSPGMPVLVDFFATWCGPCKTMAPILEQVAAQHGGKLRVIKIDVDKNQAVAQQYRVQSIPTLILFHQGQPVWRQAGVVPAAQITQVLQPYVGKSASVNR from the coding sequence ATGCCCCGCAAGTCCTTTTCCGAGCTCATCAACAGCCCCGGCATGCCGGTTCTGGTTGATTTCTTCGCCACGTGGTGTGGCCCCTGCAAGACGATGGCACCCATTCTGGAGCAGGTGGCGGCCCAGCACGGCGGCAAGCTGCGCGTCATCAAAATCGACGTGGATAAAAACCAGGCCGTGGCGCAGCAATACCGCGTGCAAAGCATTCCGACCCTGATTCTTTTTCACCAGGGGCAGCCGGTGTGGCGGCAGGCAGGCGTGGTGCCGGCCGCCCAAATTACGCAGGTGCTGCAACCCTACGTGGGCAAAAGTGCGTCGGTAAACCGGTAG
- a CDS encoding TonB-dependent receptor, which yields MAFYYSARYLFIILLFSWVGLQGAWAQQETRFTVSGTVRSARGEALPGASVAVPALGTGTAADSLGHFSLSLPAGRHQLVIAFIGYLQQTRDLNLTRNQRLTFALEEGGNELGEVVVEGAATLQEKLKTTQMGVEHLSIREAKLLPALFGEVDILKTLQLKPGVQNGGEGSSGLFVRGGSSDQNLVLLDNALVYNPNHLFGLFSVFNSDAVQSVDLYKSGFPAQFGGRLSSVVDVKLREGDRQHYVATGGIGLISSRLTYEGPINKGKGSFIVSGRRTYFDIFTRALNKVNEGKEDYSPIPDYYFYDMNAKANYTLGEKDHLFLTGYLGRDIFGFGSTGGFNFNFNWGNTVGTLRWNHVFSPQLFVNTSVAVSDYQYNLTNKLDTFTFGLGSNIRDYTARTDFEYTPTDRHQLKAGALVTQHRFGVGRLDANSGDGRVNFGSDVNYYGLEGALYASDNYKASDKLQFEGGLRLTGFRSGSDQYGGVEPRAAARYALNDRTSFKANYALMYQYVHLVTNSGATLPTDIWYPSRLSVRPQQSQQVSSGASFLLGDGKYLLTDEVYHKWGRNQVDFRDGAQLFVNPELDAEFIFGKSWSYGNEIYLEKKTGKTTGWIGYTLAWSWRNFQPQRGTSGINNGQDFHPNYDRRHNLTVVVLHQLNPRINLTASFVYTSGNLTTLPLGRFGLQDIPGSSVGLDPRPVPIYPNRNSYQLIPYHRLDLGVVYKIGTRLNQDLTLSIYNAYNRRNAYFVFFDTVRDKASGRTTGFAARQVSLFPVIPSLTYNFRF from the coding sequence ATGGCCTTTTATTATTCTGCGCGTTATCTATTTATTATTCTTTTATTTAGCTGGGTGGGGCTGCAAGGGGCCTGGGCTCAGCAGGAAACCCGGTTCACCGTGAGCGGCACGGTGCGCAGCGCCCGGGGCGAGGCCCTTCCTGGGGCCAGCGTGGCGGTGCCGGCCCTCGGCACGGGCACCGCGGCCGATTCGCTGGGCCACTTCAGCCTGAGCCTGCCGGCGGGCCGCCACCAGCTGGTTATTGCCTTTATCGGCTACCTGCAGCAAACCCGCGACCTCAACCTGACCCGCAACCAGCGCCTGACCTTCGCCCTGGAAGAAGGCGGCAACGAGCTGGGCGAAGTGGTGGTGGAAGGCGCCGCCACCCTGCAGGAAAAGCTGAAAACCACCCAGATGGGCGTCGAGCACCTCAGCATTCGGGAGGCCAAGCTGCTGCCGGCCCTATTTGGCGAGGTCGACATACTGAAAACCCTGCAGCTGAAGCCTGGCGTGCAGAACGGTGGCGAAGGCAGCAGCGGCTTGTTTGTGCGCGGCGGCTCCTCGGACCAAAACCTGGTGCTGCTCGACAATGCGCTGGTGTACAACCCCAACCACTTGTTCGGGCTGTTTTCGGTGTTCAATTCCGACGCGGTGCAGAGCGTGGACCTTTATAAATCGGGCTTTCCGGCGCAGTTTGGCGGACGGCTCTCGTCGGTGGTGGATGTGAAGCTGCGCGAGGGCGACCGGCAGCACTACGTGGCCACGGGCGGCATCGGGCTCATTTCCTCGCGCCTCACCTACGAGGGGCCCATCAACAAGGGCAAGGGCTCGTTCATTGTGAGTGGCCGGCGCACCTACTTCGACATTTTCACGCGGGCGCTCAACAAGGTCAACGAGGGCAAGGAAGATTACAGCCCCATCCCCGACTACTACTTCTACGACATGAATGCCAAGGCCAACTACACCCTCGGCGAGAAGGACCACCTGTTTTTGACGGGCTACCTGGGGCGCGACATCTTTGGCTTCGGCAGCACGGGCGGCTTCAACTTCAATTTCAACTGGGGCAACACCGTGGGCACGTTGCGCTGGAACCACGTTTTCTCGCCCCAGCTATTTGTGAACACGTCCGTGGCGGTGTCTGATTATCAGTACAACCTCACCAACAAGCTCGATACCTTCACCTTCGGCTTGGGCTCGAACATCCGGGACTACACGGCCCGCACCGACTTCGAATACACGCCCACCGACCGGCACCAACTCAAAGCCGGCGCGCTCGTTACCCAGCACCGTTTCGGCGTGGGCCGCCTCGACGCCAACTCCGGCGACGGCCGCGTGAACTTCGGCTCCGACGTGAATTATTACGGGCTGGAAGGCGCGCTGTATGCTTCCGACAACTATAAGGCTTCCGACAAGCTGCAGTTCGAAGGCGGCCTGCGCCTCACCGGCTTCCGCAGCGGCTCGGACCAGTACGGCGGCGTGGAGCCGCGCGCGGCCGCGCGCTACGCCCTCAACGACCGCACTTCCTTCAAGGCCAACTACGCCCTGATGTACCAGTACGTCCACTTGGTGACCAACTCCGGCGCCACGCTGCCCACCGATATCTGGTATCCCTCGCGCTTGTCGGTGCGGCCCCAGCAATCGCAGCAGGTGAGCTCCGGGGCCAGCTTTCTGCTGGGCGATGGCAAGTATTTGCTCACCGATGAGGTGTACCACAAGTGGGGCCGCAACCAGGTCGATTTCCGCGACGGCGCCCAGCTGTTTGTGAACCCGGAACTGGACGCGGAATTCATATTTGGCAAAAGCTGGAGCTACGGCAACGAGATTTATCTAGAGAAGAAGACCGGCAAAACCACCGGCTGGATAGGCTACACGCTGGCTTGGAGCTGGCGCAACTTCCAACCCCAGCGCGGCACTTCCGGCATTAACAACGGCCAGGATTTCCACCCCAACTATGACCGTCGCCATAACCTGACGGTGGTAGTGCTGCATCAGCTCAATCCCCGCATCAACCTCACGGCTAGCTTTGTATATACCTCCGGCAACCTGACCACGCTGCCGCTGGGCCGCTTCGGCCTGCAGGATATTCCGGGCTCCAGCGTGGGCCTCGACCCGCGCCCCGTGCCCATCTACCCGAACCGCAATTCCTACCAGCTCATCCCCTACCACCGCCTCGACCTGGGCGTGGTGTACAAAATTGGCACCCGCCTCAACCAGGACCTCACCCTGAGCATCTACAACGCTTACAACCGCCGCAACGCCTACTTCGTGTTCTTCGACACGGTGCGCGACAAAGCCAGCGGCCGCACCACCGGCTTTGCGGCCCGGCAGGTGTCGCTGTTCCCGGTCATCCCCTCGCTGACGTATAATTTCCGGTTTTAG
- a CDS encoding DUF4249 domain-containing protein has product MPLRKNLSVALLVALPVLAGCSKLQNDINVPLPAYSSELVVECYLKPGKVPSLSVSTTVPYLSSVLPQIPTDVTVTLTMPDGTPVPLAFQPNYQALIDTVSGVKFHSHIGRTPLVARPGDVFKIDVADTKGRHVTGTTTMLAPIPIDSLNYKFNDKTGSERKAYFLTNFRDPISPDDCYRLQLHKGNPAKGALLKSPETDMSLEDRLLNGQQFVVGTSYRFRAGDTVTATLYHIDRAFYRFRQSTRDARNANGNPFAQPSAIYSNVQGGVGIFTVLSGTVKTKVVQ; this is encoded by the coding sequence ATGCCCCTGCGCAAGAATTTATCGGTTGCTCTGCTCGTGGCCCTGCCAGTGCTGGCTGGCTGCAGCAAGCTGCAAAACGACATCAACGTGCCGCTGCCGGCTTACTCGTCCGAGCTGGTGGTGGAGTGCTACCTGAAGCCGGGCAAGGTGCCCAGCCTGTCCGTTTCGACCACCGTGCCCTACCTCAGCTCGGTGCTGCCGCAGATTCCGACCGATGTAACCGTGACGCTCACCATGCCCGATGGCACGCCGGTGCCCCTGGCCTTCCAGCCCAATTACCAGGCGCTGATTGACACGGTTTCGGGCGTAAAATTCCACTCCCACATCGGGCGCACGCCGCTGGTGGCCCGCCCCGGCGACGTGTTCAAAATCGACGTGGCCGACACCAAAGGCCGGCACGTGACGGGCACCACCACCATGCTGGCCCCTATCCCGATTGATTCCCTGAACTACAAGTTCAACGATAAAACCGGCTCCGAGCGCAAGGCTTATTTCCTCACCAATTTCCGCGACCCCATCAGCCCCGACGACTGCTACCGCCTGCAGCTGCACAAGGGCAACCCAGCCAAAGGCGCGCTGCTCAAAAGCCCGGAAACGGATATGTCGCTCGAAGACCGGCTGCTCAACGGGCAGCAGTTCGTGGTGGGCACCAGCTACCGCTTCCGCGCCGGCGACACCGTGACGGCCACCCTCTACCACATCGACCGCGCGTTCTACCGCTTCCGCCAATCGACGCGCGACGCCCGCAACGCCAACGGCAACCCCTTCGCCCAGCCTTCGGCCATCTACAGCAACGTGCAGGGCGGCGTGGGCATTTTCACGGTGCTGAGCGGTACTGTGAAGACCAAAGTGGTGCAGTAA
- a CDS encoding lipocalin family protein: protein MFTLRLRNWLFLSAFAGLALGSCSKKDDAQPVTPTSATTQQLATSGSWRLDEITQNSQVSSSGAGIKDRYSLKFRADGTYSQTLLADNTTYNGTWMLMSNNTVLDFTDHKGANSEYTISSVSGTALRYRFTNKTNQTEELGFSAQP, encoded by the coding sequence ATGTTCACACTTCGACTGCGTAATTGGCTGTTCCTTTCTGCCTTCGCCGGCCTGGCCCTCGGTAGCTGCAGCAAAAAGGACGATGCTCAACCCGTGACGCCAACTTCTGCCACTACCCAGCAACTGGCCACCAGCGGGAGCTGGCGCCTGGATGAAATCACGCAAAACAGCCAGGTGAGCAGCAGCGGCGCCGGCATCAAGGACCGGTACAGCCTCAAGTTTCGCGCCGACGGCACCTATAGCCAAACCTTGCTGGCCGACAACACCACCTACAACGGCACCTGGATGCTGATGAGCAACAATACCGTGCTGGACTTCACCGACCACAAAGGCGCCAACTCGGAGTACACCATTTCCAGCGTTTCGGGCACGGCGCTCCGATACCGTTTCACTAACAAAACCAACCAGACCGAAGAACTGGGCTTTTCGGCTCAGCCCTGA
- a CDS encoding purine-nucleoside phosphorylase, giving the protein MNTANPVIKALREAAAYIKTNSQNFQPETGIILGTGLGALAREVEVEYEINYADIPNFPLSTVESHAGRLLLGRMGGKKVAVLQGRFHYYEGYTMQQVAMPVRVLKLLGISRLLVSNAAGGLNPDFRIADLMLIDDHINLQPTNPLIGPNLDELGPRFPDMFAPYDADLLRRAEAAAQALGQADTTRRGVYVSVPGPMLETPAEYRYLRLIGADAVGMSTVPEVIAARQLSLPVLAVSVITDLCAPGHLKPVVLADIFAAAAAAEPRLTALIKAVVAGL; this is encoded by the coding sequence ATGAACACTGCTAACCCCGTTATAAAGGCGCTGCGCGAAGCCGCTGCCTACATCAAAACCAATTCCCAAAACTTCCAGCCCGAAACCGGTATCATCCTCGGCACCGGGCTGGGGGCGCTGGCCAGGGAGGTCGAAGTAGAGTACGAAATCAACTACGCCGACATTCCGAATTTTCCGCTCAGTACCGTGGAAAGCCACGCCGGGCGCCTGCTGCTGGGGCGCATGGGCGGCAAAAAAGTGGCCGTGCTGCAAGGGCGCTTCCACTACTACGAAGGCTACACGATGCAGCAGGTGGCCATGCCCGTGCGGGTGCTCAAGCTGCTGGGCATCAGCCGGCTGCTGGTGAGCAACGCGGCTGGTGGGCTGAACCCCGATTTCCGCATCGCCGATTTGATGCTCATCGACGACCACATCAACCTGCAGCCCACCAACCCACTCATCGGCCCCAACCTCGACGAGCTGGGCCCGCGCTTCCCCGACATGTTTGCGCCCTACGACGCCGACCTGCTCCGCCGCGCCGAAGCCGCCGCCCAGGCGCTGGGCCAGGCCGATACCACCCGCCGCGGCGTGTACGTAAGCGTGCCCGGCCCCATGCTCGAAACCCCGGCCGAGTACCGCTACCTGCGCCTCATCGGGGCCGACGCCGTGGGCATGAGCACGGTGCCCGAAGTCATTGCTGCCCGCCAGCTGAGCCTGCCGGTGCTGGCCGTGTCGGTCATCACCGACCTGTGCGCGCCCGGCCACCTCAAGCCCGTGGTGCTGGCCGATATTTTTGCCGCCGCGGCGGCCGCCGAGCCGCGCCTGACGGCGCTGATAAAGGCCGTGGTAGCAGGATTGTGA
- a CDS encoding PKD domain-containing protein, giving the protein MKYAPLLLLVLGTACQKKTEDSPAPTPPPARSTPPAARFSVPASIESNVSFQVTNQSTDATSFLWTWGDGTTSTGTSPSHSFDWSGKLRIRLAASSATATDTTSQIIQVNPGAAPVSVLSAAPGRYRGRLYRTVYTSSSSSGTTTYRDTTMALTVPSPRQVHIFNNNFSYIVGSFVSPQPWAGHAPQRRNAMFSSLRNFVQLEPSGDSIYVYLYSGGVVRADAIWKFYGGKQP; this is encoded by the coding sequence ATGAAATACGCCCCGCTGCTATTGCTCGTATTGGGCACGGCCTGCCAAAAAAAGACGGAAGATTCTCCGGCGCCCACGCCACCACCAGCCCGCTCGACGCCGCCAGCGGCCCGCTTTAGCGTACCGGCTTCGATTGAATCAAACGTGTCCTTTCAGGTAACCAATCAGTCGACCGATGCCACCAGTTTCTTGTGGACCTGGGGCGACGGCACCACCTCCACGGGCACCTCGCCTTCCCACTCGTTCGATTGGTCTGGCAAACTCCGCATTCGGTTGGCGGCGTCCTCGGCTACTGCTACCGACACCACCAGCCAAATAATCCAGGTAAACCCCGGCGCAGCACCGGTTAGTGTCTTGTCGGCTGCACCGGGCCGCTACCGAGGCCGATTGTACCGGACGGTGTATACCAGCAGCAGTAGCAGTGGCACCACCACGTATCGGGACACCACGATGGCGCTGACGGTGCCGAGTCCCCGACAGGTTCACATTTTCAACAACAACTTTTCCTACATAGTGGGCAGCTTCGTGTCGCCCCAGCCCTGGGCGGGCCATGCCCCCCAACGGAGAAATGCGATGTTTTCCTCCCTTCGAAACTTCGTGCAACTGGAACCTTCAGGCGACAGCATCTATGTCTACTTGTACTCCGGTGGGGTGGTCCGAGCCGATGCTATTTGGAAGTTCTACGGCGGGAAACAACCGTAA
- the sppA gene encoding signal peptide peptidase SppA: MRQFFKFVLATIVGLVAFSFIGFLILAGIIGAAASAGDKKDVAANSVLELKLTEPLTERGRDDKFGFGGNNSSTGLVDLKAAIRRAKSDSDIKGILLNLGLVQGGMASLEEVRDALVDFKKSGKFVVAYHEIASEKSFYLASVANQIYLNPQGTLEFNGLSSEVMFYKRLFDKAGIQPYIFRVGSFKSAVEPFFRESFSDSARYQTVSFLNSINGYMVEQVAKSRGIAPARLKVISDSMLVHNADDALRLKMVTKLGYFDEVQDFMRGKLGLAKDKKPNLVSLSDYTDDKDANEKEGKTSGNRIAVIYAEGDIVTGRGSDDNIGSTKFAEAIRKARLDEKVKAVVLRINSPGGSSLASDIIYREVLLTKKVKPIIASMSDVAASGGYYIAMACDTIVAHPNTITGSIGVFGVLPNIQPLLADKLGITVDRVTTGKFSDLPTITRPLSEFEKRTLQAEVNRIYADFTSKAAQGRRMPVERLRRLASGRVWSGLEAKGNGLVDVLGDYQDALNIAANRAHLKADDYRVQRLPRQKSSLESLFSRIGLGDDDDEAKTRALKAELGPLYPAYAQYQQLMQMRGVQARLPYTLDIQ, encoded by the coding sequence ATGCGTCAATTCTTTAAATTTGTGCTGGCCACCATTGTGGGGCTGGTTGCGTTCAGTTTCATTGGGTTTCTGATTCTGGCGGGCATCATCGGGGCGGCGGCCAGTGCCGGCGACAAAAAGGACGTTGCCGCCAACTCCGTGCTCGAACTCAAGCTGACCGAGCCGCTGACCGAGCGCGGCCGCGACGATAAATTCGGCTTCGGCGGCAACAACTCCTCCACGGGCCTCGTCGACCTGAAAGCCGCCATCCGCCGCGCCAAGTCCGATTCCGACATCAAGGGCATCTTGCTGAACCTGGGCCTGGTGCAGGGCGGCATGGCCTCGCTGGAGGAAGTGCGCGACGCGCTGGTGGACTTTAAGAAAAGTGGCAAATTTGTGGTGGCCTACCACGAAATCGCCTCGGAGAAAAGCTTCTACCTGGCCTCGGTGGCCAACCAAATCTACCTTAACCCGCAGGGCACGCTCGAATTTAATGGCTTGAGCTCGGAGGTGATGTTCTACAAGCGCCTGTTCGACAAGGCCGGCATTCAGCCATACATCTTTCGGGTGGGCTCGTTCAAGAGCGCCGTGGAGCCGTTTTTCCGCGAAAGCTTCTCCGATTCGGCCCGCTACCAGACCGTGTCGTTCCTGAATTCCATCAACGGCTACATGGTGGAGCAGGTGGCCAAGTCGCGTGGCATCGCCCCCGCCCGCCTCAAGGTGATTTCGGACTCGATGCTGGTGCACAACGCCGACGACGCCCTGCGCCTGAAAATGGTGACCAAGCTCGGCTACTTCGATGAAGTGCAGGACTTTATGCGGGGCAAGCTGGGCCTGGCCAAAGACAAAAAGCCCAACCTGGTGAGCCTGAGCGACTACACCGACGACAAAGACGCCAACGAAAAAGAAGGCAAAACCAGCGGCAACCGCATTGCCGTCATCTACGCCGAAGGCGACATCGTGACCGGGCGCGGCTCCGACGACAACATCGGCAGCACCAAGTTTGCCGAGGCCATCCGCAAGGCCCGCCTCGACGAAAAGGTGAAGGCCGTGGTCCTGCGCATCAACTCGCCGGGCGGCTCGTCGCTGGCTTCCGACATCATCTACCGGGAAGTCCTGCTCACTAAAAAAGTAAAGCCCATCATCGCCAGCATGAGCGACGTGGCGGCGTCCGGCGGCTACTACATTGCCATGGCCTGCGACACCATTGTGGCCCATCCGAACACCATCACGGGTTCCATTGGCGTGTTTGGCGTGCTGCCCAACATCCAGCCGCTGCTGGCCGACAAGCTCGGCATCACCGTGGACCGCGTGACCACCGGCAAGTTCTCTGACCTGCCCACCATCACCCGCCCGCTGTCGGAATTTGAGAAGCGCACCCTGCAAGCGGAAGTAAACCGCATCTACGCCGACTTCACCAGCAAGGCCGCGCAGGGACGCCGCATGCCCGTGGAACGCCTGCGCCGCCTGGCCTCGGGCCGCGTCTGGAGCGGCCTCGAAGCCAAAGGCAACGGCCTTGTGGACGTGCTGGGTGACTACCAGGACGCACTCAACATTGCCGCCAACCGCGCCCACCTCAAGGCCGACGACTACCGCGTGCAGCGCCTGCCCCGCCAGAAGTCGAGCCTGGAAAGCCTGTTTTCACGCATCGGCCTCGGCGATGATGACGACGAGGCCAAAACCCGCGCCCTGAAAGCCGAACTTGGCCCGCTGTACCCGGCCTACGCGCAGTACCAGCAACTCATGCAGATGCGCGGCGTGCAAGCCCGCCTGCCCTACACGCTGGACATTCAGTAG
- a CDS encoding replication-associated recombination protein A, protein MASLFPDDEPTAFTPPAAPGPDAPLAERQRPRRLADYAGQQHLVGETGVLRRYLNAGRLPSLILWGPPGVGKTTLAHLLASELKHPFSALSAINAGVKDVRDVIEKAKRQRGTVLFIDEIHRFSKAQQDALLGAVEHGTVTLIGATTENPSFEVIPALLSRCQVYVLEALSPETLRGLVDKALAEDEALKQKKVVLKEDRALLALSGGDARKLLNLLEIVVQSTPPTKKGVIEITDAVVQQVAQRPLARYDKGGEMHYDVISAFIKSMRGSDPNAALYYLAVMLEGGEDVKFIARRMLILASEDIGNANPNALMLATSCFQACTVIGLPESDLILAQTVIYLATSPKSNAAYMAIRAAQAEVKANGVYPVPVPLRNAPTRLMKQLGYGKEYAYSHNGEGNFEEQEFLPDALSGKRFYEPGLNPSEAKIQERLRGWWGEKYGY, encoded by the coding sequence ATGGCCTCTTTATTTCCCGACGACGAACCCACTGCCTTCACCCCGCCGGCCGCGCCCGGGCCCGACGCACCCCTGGCCGAGCGCCAGCGCCCGCGCCGCTTGGCCGATTACGCCGGCCAGCAGCACCTTGTGGGAGAAACCGGCGTCCTGCGCCGCTACCTCAACGCCGGCCGCCTGCCCAGTCTCATCCTGTGGGGCCCGCCCGGTGTGGGCAAAACCACCCTGGCCCACCTGCTGGCCAGCGAGCTGAAACACCCGTTTTCGGCCCTCAGCGCCATCAATGCCGGCGTGAAAGACGTGCGCGATGTTATCGAGAAAGCGAAGCGGCAGCGCGGCACGGTGCTATTTATAGATGAGATTCACCGCTTCAGCAAGGCGCAGCAGGATGCGCTGCTGGGCGCGGTGGAGCACGGCACCGTGACGCTGATTGGAGCCACCACCGAGAATCCCTCGTTTGAGGTCATTCCGGCCTTGCTCTCGCGCTGCCAGGTGTACGTGCTGGAGGCGCTGAGCCCGGAAACGCTGCGCGGGCTGGTGGACAAGGCCCTGGCCGAAGACGAGGCACTGAAGCAGAAGAAGGTGGTGCTGAAGGAAGACCGGGCCCTGCTGGCCCTGAGCGGCGGCGACGCCCGCAAGCTGCTCAACCTCCTGGAAATTGTGGTGCAAAGCACGCCGCCCACCAAAAAAGGCGTCATCGAAATCACCGATGCCGTGGTGCAGCAGGTGGCCCAGCGCCCGCTGGCGCGCTACGATAAGGGCGGCGAAATGCACTACGACGTGATTTCAGCCTTCATCAAAAGCATGCGCGGCTCCGACCCCAACGCGGCGCTCTATTACCTGGCCGTGATGCTGGAAGGCGGCGAAGACGTGAAGTTCATTGCCCGCCGCATGCTCATCCTGGCCAGTGAGGACATCGGCAATGCCAACCCCAATGCCCTGATGCTGGCCACCAGCTGCTTCCAGGCCTGCACCGTCATCGGCCTGCCCGAGTCGGATTTGATTTTGGCCCAGACGGTCATCTACCTCGCCACCTCGCCCAAGAGCAACGCGGCTTACATGGCCATTCGGGCGGCGCAGGCCGAGGTGAAAGCCAACGGCGTGTACCCCGTGCCGGTGCCCCTGCGCAACGCCCCCACGCGCCTGATGAAGCAACTCGGTTACGGCAAGGAATACGCTTACTCGCACAACGGCGAAGGCAACTTCGAAGAGCAGGAGTTTTTGCCCGATGCGCTGAGCGGCAAGCGCTTCTATGAGCCCGGCCTCAACCCCAGCGAGGCCAAAATTCAGGAGCGGCTGCGCGGCTGGTGGGGCGAGAAGTACGGCTACTGA
- a CDS encoding DMT family transporter has translation MSNQLRVHAALFLVTLIYAANYSLSKDVMPVYMTPFGIVTLRVLGASSFFALIKYFVAPQDKITGWADNRRSILCGICGIGVNQLLFFSGLNLTSPISASLLQTIAPIVVVIASAILLSEKITLPRVLGIAVGAAGAATLILSRNAQAAVYPHATLGNLFILANATVFGLYLVLVQPLMRKYHAFTVLARVFLVGAIIAVPFGWHDALTANYASFPLKIWLEIGYMVVFLTILAYLLNNWALKYASPALLGVYIYLQPVLAVLIAVGLGKDHLTWGKAGQAALIFLGVWLVSQKPKAAQVPAVAAVQNE, from the coding sequence ATGTCCAATCAACTCCGCGTCCACGCGGCCCTTTTCCTGGTCACGCTCATTTACGCGGCCAATTATTCGCTTTCCAAGGATGTGATGCCCGTGTACATGACGCCGTTTGGCATCGTGACGCTGCGGGTACTGGGGGCCTCCAGCTTCTTTGCGCTCATCAAATACTTCGTGGCCCCGCAGGATAAAATCACCGGTTGGGCCGACAACCGGCGGTCCATCCTCTGCGGCATCTGCGGCATTGGGGTTAACCAGCTGCTGTTTTTTTCGGGGCTGAACCTGACCTCGCCCATCAGCGCCTCGCTGCTGCAAACCATCGCGCCCATCGTGGTGGTTATCGCCTCGGCCATCTTGCTGAGCGAGAAGATTACGCTGCCGCGAGTGCTGGGTATTGCGGTGGGCGCGGCCGGCGCGGCCACACTCATCCTCAGCCGCAACGCCCAGGCGGCCGTGTACCCGCACGCCACGCTGGGCAACCTGTTCATTCTGGCTAATGCCACCGTGTTCGGCCTCTACCTGGTGCTGGTGCAGCCGCTCATGCGTAAGTACCACGCCTTCACGGTGCTGGCGCGGGTGTTTCTGGTGGGCGCCATCATTGCGGTGCCCTTTGGCTGGCACGACGCCCTGACCGCCAACTATGCCAGCTTTCCACTAAAAATTTGGCTGGAAATCGGCTACATGGTGGTCTTTCTCACCATCTTGGCTTATTTGCTGAATAACTGGGCGTTGAAGTATGCCTCCCCCGCCCTACTGGGCGTGTACATCTACCTGCAGCCGGTGCTGGCCGTGCTCATTGCCGTGGGCCTGGGCAAAGACCACCTCACCTGGGGCAAGGCCGGACAGGCAGCCCTCATCTTCCTGGGCGTGTGGCTGGTGAGCCAGAAACCCAAGGCAGCGCAGGTGCCGGCGGTGGCGGCTGTGCAGAATGAGTGA